The Aerosakkonema funiforme FACHB-1375 genome segment CCAAAAGCCGCCCGATTAATTTGCGTATAACGAGAACGCACATATCCATCTCGCAACGATTCCTTGAGATTAGCCAAATAATCCAGATAAGTCTTAGTAGTCTTAATCACCGAAATCAACCTAAGTTCTGGAATATCCCAATACCTACTCAAAGAATCAGCATTTACTTGAGTTAACTTCAACTTAAAATGACCATTAATCAACTTAGGTAACTCCTTAGTTGAATACAGATAAGGAACCGCTTCAGGAAAAGTAGAACCCAACCTATTCACCAAATCCTGATAAGCCGTTTCATACTGCAAGGTAACACTATTCAAAACCGCCTCATTCACAGGCATCCCATAATAACTGGAGTTTAGACTATCGCACCCCAGGTGCGATAGTCTAAACTCCAGTTAGTTATTTCAACGTAGTAATCGGTGCTTTGTGCTAAATCTGCGGTTGGGTTAATCGTGAGTTGACTACCACTAACGGTGACATTAGTGCTTGTAACGGCAATGGTTTCGACAACTGAGTTGTCAGAAACTTTCTTGATGACCTGGAGGGGAGACAACAATCGGTCAACCCCGCACGCAGTAAGGGGTTGACCGATTGTTGCCAAAAAAAAATAGGTCTGCTATTCTCAAGTAGACCTAACTAATGAAAAAAATGAATTTAATACCTTCATTTTACACCCAACACTTAAAAAGGCAACTAAAAAGAGCAGAGTTTTTAATTTTGGATATATTAGTTGTGATGCTACAACAGCATCGAAGAGTAAAGTTAGAAGAATTGGCTGGCCAATTTCCTCAAAAGATACTATTTGAAAGTCGCCGCAAAAAATTACAGAGATTCCTGTCATTACCACACCTAACAATCGCCCAAATTTGGTGGCCACTATTCACTTATTGGTTAACGAAGAATTTTGAGCCAACTGAAGTATTATATATGGCGATTGACCGCACCCAATGGGGATTGGTAAATTTAATAGTTGTGAGTCTAATTTACGACAAAAGAGCTATCCCTATCTACTTTGAAGTTCTGCCTAACTTAGGTAACACAAACGCAGACAAGCAGATAGAGGTACTGGCGCAAGTTATGCCTTTATTAAGTAATTATACAACAGTGGTTTTGGGAGATAGAGAATTCTGTTCAGTCGATCTAGCCCAATGGCTTAGAAGGCAATCTCAGACGTACTTTTGCCTACGGTTAAAACGGAATGAATATATTGAAATAGCTCCAGATATCTGGCATCA includes the following:
- a CDS encoding Ig-like domain-containing protein, giving the protein MATIGQPLTACGVDRLLSPLQVIKKVSDNSVVETIAVTSTNVTVSGSQLTINPTADLAQSTDYYVEITNWSLDYRTWGAIV
- a CDS encoding transposase codes for the protein MKKMNLIPSFYTQHLKRQLKRAEFLILDILVVMLQQHRRVKLEELAGQFPQKILFESRRKKLQRFLSLPHLTIAQIWWPLFTYWLTKNFEPTEVLYMAIDRTQWGLVNLIVVSLIYDKRAIPIYFEVLPNLGNTNADKQIEVLAQVMPLLSNYTTVVLGDREFCSVDLAQWLRRQSQTYFCLRLKRNEYIEIAPDIWHQLQELGVTPGFSIYL